CTTCAGAAATTATTTTCTCCGGTTTGGAAAGCAACAAAATCGGGTCGAAGTTTCCTTGCAACGCAGTTCTTCCGCCGATAATATATTTCGCAACGGATATATCCATCGTCCAATCCACGCCAACAACATCGCAATTTGTTTTTACTAAATCATCGAGCCACATTCCGCTGCCTTTCGAAAAAAAAATAATCGGAATCGTGTTCCCGAATTTTTCTTTTACATCA
This region of Ignavibacteria bacterium genomic DNA includes:
- the hemE gene encoding uroporphyrinogen decarboxylase (catalyzes the formation of coproporphyrinogen from uroporphyrinogen III): DVKEKFGNTIPIIFFSKGSGMWLDDLVKTNCDVVGVDWTMDISVAKYIIGGRTALQGNFDPILLLSKPEKIISEAKKILEKFGSSDGHIFNLGHGILPNTPVENAKLLVETVKQESKKYHHE